A part of Drosophila bipectinata strain 14024-0381.07 chromosome 3L, DbipHiC1v2, whole genome shotgun sequence genomic DNA contains:
- the Sap130 gene encoding pneumococcal serine-rich repeat protein isoform X1, translating to MSAPNEGGAGGGAGAVGGGGGSTATAPSAPLKTIKIRTQPFLPHAPTLLSSIQATSSSSSSVASAPASASAPASASLVSHSNPPFQLRGVINKYSLPSTHLLQSSAAHSAVAAKITHVKSDGGGGISISGTPILSGGTIKVAAANAVQQPIALNTGQATTAASIRAIGAGGQSTQVRVVMPMIKQLENVTATGRTQITAIPAAPARSVSNASITVTRPVTQATYLPRASVTATQMGGVGVGQRLVTPLRATSTGSATVTPAAPTGISTAGGFVRGTTASVSRSGVAVSTQPPSTVISSSNSAAWMQSPTGQVQLIRAIPQPRQRIITTSAGVSSANVVTTATPVQAPTALSVSAAQTLAPQSTGPAGAPQAYVATVLPQRQHQATLVYSSNVSTPNANPNPGQQFNSRFAVATPTGGVTTTTPGGTTVTSRQVRPISLGKGFTGAKLNTTSISIRAPHPQLNASVTPSPTPVSVSGGATVAPGRGPGGAGAALTATNLPTTRIIQLQQPATAATQQIIGSAARLAGNVMLQPFLMSTSAAAKMGIRPPVTMTSKSQPSLTITQLNPIGKLSTAGATGTPTMTPQGVTSIQAVPVPSVSASVVTPSPVTGATAAAGGATVLPLTISGRGEAVGPGGNILTGTLTPIKNASGITVGKMMMAPSTAAAQGSEVTVSSGATVTGFQRTWNPVVASQSQLMKIDEKGSAATIYYESMPASSSTGVLSLTTTTVTQSSQSQAQLVSSAGGSSLSVSSLPFATHASATSGSAGSGSQATFTVLPSGAAGATATRTIGHQQLIIPTAANSAPPQHMVIPLHTSVKVTTGAGNPQPAGASGALVSNFMRKRDAEGSPIRAAKNLGPTLLSMASNTSSATSSGSTYSLKPVFVAVPSSVSSALTVEALAKKERERVAHGATSNAPTVSSVEAAISTLRNLRAESPASSDGSTTVSANSSPGVDQQLQDRIGEPSASRASGRDNATHFNPINEMYSSHQGHSSMGPRAGAFVDVQAPTPQQQQPQQPTPHVAGSAQLAQQPGTRMNGTGSSSSSSYDCSARKKPRRSTNDSQHSTQSQASLSLPPPSAEPAPAAAAAYMQKHNNGGLLVAAPAPVVAPNSAPVEANHRNSTPAVAGNKENANPVDFVIKRPRNCALLNTYKPTHKLATNHFHRYTDVKPREERRATVIDLANQPNVREKINGWKIYHLRTQMEDLNESEMVSLGQLETMLQALEKDKDKHSDIERVSELLKGNIQRSKIITDGINEAQNQLMKIFEHKPHVSDIISRCASKRNFKKREKM from the exons ATGAGCGCCCCAAATGAAGGCGGCGCGGGAGGTGGCGCAGGAGCTGTGGGAGGCGGCGGCGGAAGTACAGCTACAGCACCATCAG CCCCCCTGAAAACCATTAAGATACGCACCCAGCCATTTCTTCCTCATGCACCAACATTGCTGTCATCAATTCAAGCCActtcttcatcatcatcatcggtGGCGTCCGCACctgcatccgcatccgcaccCGCATCCGCATCCCTGGTATCACATTCAAATCCGCCCTTTCAGCTGCGCGGCGTCATTAACAAGTACTCATTGCCGTCCACTCATTTGCTTCAATCCTCTGCAGCGCACTCGGCGGTGGCCGCCAAGATCACCCATGTCAAGTCGGACGGCGGCGGAGGGATCTCCATATCGGGCACGCCCATCCTCAGCGGCGGGACCATCAAGGTGGCAGCCGCCAATGCCGTTCAGCAGCCCATTGCTCTGAACACGGGACAGGCCACCACGGCAGCTTCCATCAGGGCCATCGGGGCAGGAGGGCAGTCCACGCAGGTGCGTGTCGTCATGCCCATGATCAAGCAGCTGGAAAACGTGACGGCGACGGGTAGGACCCAGATTACGGCTATACCGGCAGCTCCGGCCAGAAGTGTCTCGAATGCTTCCATCACCGTAACCAGACCTGTGACCCAGGCCACATATCTGCCGAGGGCCAGCGTCACAGCCACCCAGATGGGTGGTGTGGGAGTGGGCCAGCGCCTGGTGACACCCCTCAGGGCCACATCGACCGGCTCGGCTACTGTTACACCAGCAGCGCCCACCGGAATCAGCACCGCTGGTGGCTTTGTCCGCGGGACAACAGCATCAGTGAGCCGGAGTGGAGTGGCGGTGTCTACACAGCCACCATCCACAGTGATCTCGTCCAGCAACAGTGCCGCCTGGATGCAGAGTCCCACGGGACAGGTCCAACTGATCCGTGCCATCCCCCAGCCCCGTCAGAGGATCATAACCACGTCGGCGGGCGTCAGTAGTGCCAATGTGGTGACCACGGCTACTCCGGTCCAAGCCCCAACGG CTCTCTCCGTATCTGCTGCCCAAACGTTGGCTCCACAATCCACGGGACCGGCAGGTGCTCCCCAAGCTTACGTGGCCACTGTTCTGCCACAACGACAGCACCAAGCCACTCTTGTCTACTCCTCCAATGTGTCCACCCCGAACGCTAATCCCAATCCTGGCCAGCAGTTTAATTCTCGCTTTGCTGTGGCCACGCCCACTGGGGGAGTAACGACCACCACACCCGGAGGAACCACCGTGACGTCGCGTCAAGTGCGACCCATATCGTTGGGCAAGGGCTTCACGGGAGCCAAGCTGAACACAACGAGCATCAGTATCAGGGCACCGCACCCTCAGCTTAATGCCAGCGTGACACCTTCCCCGACGCCGGTTAGTGTCTCGGGAGGAGCAACAGTGGCGCCGGGCCGAGGGCCTGGAGGGGCAGGAGCTGCTCTGACGGCCACGAATCTGCCCACCACGCGGATCATCCAACTGCAGCAGCCGGCGACGGCAGCCACGCAGCAGATTATCGGATCGGCAGCTCGCCTGGCCGGCAATGTGATGCTGCAGCCCTTTTTGATGAGCACCTCGGCGGCAGCTAAGATGG GCATCCGTCCACCAGTCACCATGACATCCAAGTCGCAGCCCTCATTGACCATCACGCAGCTAAATCCCATCGGCAAACTGTCCACGGCCGGAGCCACTGGCACTCCGACCATGACTCCCCAAGGAGTGACCAGCATCCAGGCGGTGCCAGTGCCCAGTGTCTCCGCCAGTGTGGTGACTCCCAGCCCGGTAACCGGTGCGACTGCAGCTGCCGGGGGAGCCACTGTTTTGCCACTGACCATTAGCGGCAGGGGAGAAGCTGTCGGACCTGGAGGCAACATCCTCACGGGCACCTTGACTCCCATTAAGAATGCCAGTGGCATCACAGTGGGCAAGATGATGATGGCACCGTCCACGGCCGCAGCACAAGGATCGGAGGTCACTGTCAGCAGTGGGGCTACAGTGACCGGATTTCAGCGTACTTGGAATCCAGTAGTGGCCTCCCAGAGCCAGCTGATGAAG atCGACGAAAAGGGAAGCGCAGCTACAATCTACTACGAATCAATGCCGGCATCCTCGTCCACCGGTGTGCTCTCGCTGACCACAACCACTGTGACTCAGAGCAGCCAGTCCCAGGCCCAACTGGTCAGCAGTGCTGGGGGAAGCAGCTTATCCGTGTCCTCGCTGCCATTTGCCACCCATGCGTCAGCAACATCGGGATCGGCAGGTTCCGGGTCGCAGGCAACCTTTACGGTTCTACCGTCTGGAGCTGCGGGAGCGACAGCCACCCGGACCATCGGCCATCAGCAATTGATAATCCCGACGGCGGCGAACAGTGCACCGCCCCAGCACATGGTCATCCCGTTGCATACGTCCGTGAAGGTCACCACGGGAGCAGGAAACCCGCAGCCGGCGGGCGCAAGTGGAGCACTGGTGTCCAACTTTATGCGCAAGCGAGACGCCGAGGGATCGCCCATCCGAGCAGCCAAGAACCTGGGACCCACTCTGCTCTCCATGGCAAGCAATACCAGCAGTGCCACCAGTTCGGGTTCCACCTACAGCCTGAAGCCCGTTTTTGTGGCAGTGCCCTCGTCGGTTAGCTCGGCCCTCACTGTGGAGGCTCTGGCCAAGAAGGAGAGGGAACGGGTGGCCCATGGAGCCACCAGTAATGCCCCCACGGTATCTTCTGTTGAGGCTGCCATCTCCACCTTGAGAAATCTTCGTGCCGAGTCCCCGGCATCATCGGATGGCTCGACTACAGTGTCGGCGAACTCATCGCCAGGCGTGGATCAGCAGTTGCAGGACAGGATTGGCGAGCCATCGGCATCAAGGGCTAGTGGTCGCGACAATGCCACGCACTTCAATCCCATAAATGAG ATGTACTCCTCGCATCAGGGACACTCGTCTATGGGACCTCGTGCTGGCGCTTTCGTAGATGTCCAGGCACCAacgccacagcagcagcaaccccAGCAGCCGACGCCCCACGTGGCAGGATCGGCCCAGTTGGCACAGCAGCCAGGAACGCGAATGAATGGCACCGGCAGCAGCTCCAGCTCGAGCTACGATTGTTCCGCCAGGAAGAAGCCACGTAGATCCAC TAATGACAGTCAGCACTCAACCCAGAGCCAGGCATCCCTATCCCTGCCACCACCGAGTGCCGAGCCCGCACCCGCTGCTGCAGCAGCCTACATGCAGAAGCACAACAATGGAGGCTTACTGGTGGCAGCACCCGCCCCGGTAGTGGCTCCCAACAGTGCCCCAGTCGAGGCCAACCATCGGAACAGCACCCCAGCAGTTGCGGGCAACAAGGAGAACGCCAATCCCGTGGACTTTGTCATAAAGCGTCCGCGCAATTGTGCTTTGCTCAAC ACCTATAAGCCCACCCACAAGCTGGCCACCAATCACTTCCATCGATACACCGATGTGAAGCCCAGGGAAGAGCGACGAGCCACAGTGATAGACTTGGCCAATCAACCGAATGTGCGGGAGAAGATCAATGGATGGAAGATATATCACTTAAGGACGCAAATGGAGGACTTG AACGAATCAGAGATGGTCAGCCTGGGGCAGCTGGAAACCATGCTGCAAGCTCTGGAAAAGGACAAGGATAAGCACAGCGATATAGAGCGCGTCAGTGAGCTGCTCAAG GGCAACATCCAGCGCAGTAAGATCATCACCGACGGCATCAACGAGGCCCAGAACCAGCTCATGAAAATCTTCGAGCACAAGCCCCACGTCTCCGACATCATCAGCCGCTGTGCCTCCAAGCGGAACTTCAAGAAGCGCGAAAAGATGTAG
- the Sap130 gene encoding pneumococcal serine-rich repeat protein isoform X4, which yields MSAPNEGGAGGGAGAVGGGGGSTATAPSAHSAVAAKITHVKSDGGGGISISGTPILSGGTIKVAAANAVQQPIALNTGQATTAASIRAIGAGGQSTQVRVVMPMIKQLENVTATGRTQITAIPAAPARSVSNASITVTRPVTQATYLPRASVTATQMGGVGVGQRLVTPLRATSTGSATVTPAAPTGISTAGGFVRGTTASVSRSGVAVSTQPPSTVISSSNSAAWMQSPTGQVQLIRAIPQPRQRIITTSAGVSSANVVTTATPVQAPTALSVSAAQTLAPQSTGPAGAPQAYVATVLPQRQHQATLVYSSNVSTPNANPNPGQQFNSRFAVATPTGGVTTTTPGGTTVTSRQVRPISLGKGFTGAKLNTTSISIRAPHPQLNASVTPSPTPVSVSGGATVAPGRGPGGAGAALTATNLPTTRIIQLQQPATAATQQIIGSAARLAGNVMLQPFLMSTSAAAKMGIRPPVTMTSKSQPSLTITQLNPIGKLSTAGATGTPTMTPQGVTSIQAVPVPSVSASVVTPSPVTGATAAAGGATVLPLTISGRGEAVGPGGNILTGTLTPIKNASGITVGKMMMAPSTAAAQGSEVTVSSGATVTGFQRTWNPVVASQSQLMKIDEKGSAATIYYESMPASSSTGVLSLTTTTVTQSSQSQAQLVSSAGGSSLSVSSLPFATHASATSGSAGSGSQATFTVLPSGAAGATATRTIGHQQLIIPTAANSAPPQHMVIPLHTSVKVTTGAGNPQPAGASGALVSNFMRKRDAEGSPIRAAKNLGPTLLSMASNTSSATSSGSTYSLKPVFVAVPSSVSSALTVEALAKKERERVAHGATSNAPTVSSVEAAISTLRNLRAESPASSDGSTTVSANSSPGVDQQLQDRIGEPSASRASGRDNATHFNPINEMYSSHQGHSSMGPRAGAFVDVQAPTPQQQQPQQPTPHVAGSAQLAQQPGTRMNGTGSSSSSSYDCSARKKPRRSTNDSQHSTQSQASLSLPPPSAEPAPAAAAAYMQKHNNGGLLVAAPAPVVAPNSAPVEANHRNSTPAVAGNKENANPVDFVIKRPRNCALLNTYKPTHKLATNHFHRYTDVKPREERRATVIDLANQPNVREKINGWKIYHLRTQMEDLNESEMVSLGQLETMLQALEKDKDKHSDIERVSELLKGNIQRSKIITDGINEAQNQLMKIFEHKPHVSDIISRCASKRNFKKREKM from the exons ATGAGCGCCCCAAATGAAGGCGGCGCGGGAGGTGGCGCAGGAGCTGTGGGAGGCGGCGGCGGAAGTACAGCTACAGCACCATCAG CGCACTCGGCGGTGGCCGCCAAGATCACCCATGTCAAGTCGGACGGCGGCGGAGGGATCTCCATATCGGGCACGCCCATCCTCAGCGGCGGGACCATCAAGGTGGCAGCCGCCAATGCCGTTCAGCAGCCCATTGCTCTGAACACGGGACAGGCCACCACGGCAGCTTCCATCAGGGCCATCGGGGCAGGAGGGCAGTCCACGCAGGTGCGTGTCGTCATGCCCATGATCAAGCAGCTGGAAAACGTGACGGCGACGGGTAGGACCCAGATTACGGCTATACCGGCAGCTCCGGCCAGAAGTGTCTCGAATGCTTCCATCACCGTAACCAGACCTGTGACCCAGGCCACATATCTGCCGAGGGCCAGCGTCACAGCCACCCAGATGGGTGGTGTGGGAGTGGGCCAGCGCCTGGTGACACCCCTCAGGGCCACATCGACCGGCTCGGCTACTGTTACACCAGCAGCGCCCACCGGAATCAGCACCGCTGGTGGCTTTGTCCGCGGGACAACAGCATCAGTGAGCCGGAGTGGAGTGGCGGTGTCTACACAGCCACCATCCACAGTGATCTCGTCCAGCAACAGTGCCGCCTGGATGCAGAGTCCCACGGGACAGGTCCAACTGATCCGTGCCATCCCCCAGCCCCGTCAGAGGATCATAACCACGTCGGCGGGCGTCAGTAGTGCCAATGTGGTGACCACGGCTACTCCGGTCCAAGCCCCAACGG CTCTCTCCGTATCTGCTGCCCAAACGTTGGCTCCACAATCCACGGGACCGGCAGGTGCTCCCCAAGCTTACGTGGCCACTGTTCTGCCACAACGACAGCACCAAGCCACTCTTGTCTACTCCTCCAATGTGTCCACCCCGAACGCTAATCCCAATCCTGGCCAGCAGTTTAATTCTCGCTTTGCTGTGGCCACGCCCACTGGGGGAGTAACGACCACCACACCCGGAGGAACCACCGTGACGTCGCGTCAAGTGCGACCCATATCGTTGGGCAAGGGCTTCACGGGAGCCAAGCTGAACACAACGAGCATCAGTATCAGGGCACCGCACCCTCAGCTTAATGCCAGCGTGACACCTTCCCCGACGCCGGTTAGTGTCTCGGGAGGAGCAACAGTGGCGCCGGGCCGAGGGCCTGGAGGGGCAGGAGCTGCTCTGACGGCCACGAATCTGCCCACCACGCGGATCATCCAACTGCAGCAGCCGGCGACGGCAGCCACGCAGCAGATTATCGGATCGGCAGCTCGCCTGGCCGGCAATGTGATGCTGCAGCCCTTTTTGATGAGCACCTCGGCGGCAGCTAAGATGG GCATCCGTCCACCAGTCACCATGACATCCAAGTCGCAGCCCTCATTGACCATCACGCAGCTAAATCCCATCGGCAAACTGTCCACGGCCGGAGCCACTGGCACTCCGACCATGACTCCCCAAGGAGTGACCAGCATCCAGGCGGTGCCAGTGCCCAGTGTCTCCGCCAGTGTGGTGACTCCCAGCCCGGTAACCGGTGCGACTGCAGCTGCCGGGGGAGCCACTGTTTTGCCACTGACCATTAGCGGCAGGGGAGAAGCTGTCGGACCTGGAGGCAACATCCTCACGGGCACCTTGACTCCCATTAAGAATGCCAGTGGCATCACAGTGGGCAAGATGATGATGGCACCGTCCACGGCCGCAGCACAAGGATCGGAGGTCACTGTCAGCAGTGGGGCTACAGTGACCGGATTTCAGCGTACTTGGAATCCAGTAGTGGCCTCCCAGAGCCAGCTGATGAAG atCGACGAAAAGGGAAGCGCAGCTACAATCTACTACGAATCAATGCCGGCATCCTCGTCCACCGGTGTGCTCTCGCTGACCACAACCACTGTGACTCAGAGCAGCCAGTCCCAGGCCCAACTGGTCAGCAGTGCTGGGGGAAGCAGCTTATCCGTGTCCTCGCTGCCATTTGCCACCCATGCGTCAGCAACATCGGGATCGGCAGGTTCCGGGTCGCAGGCAACCTTTACGGTTCTACCGTCTGGAGCTGCGGGAGCGACAGCCACCCGGACCATCGGCCATCAGCAATTGATAATCCCGACGGCGGCGAACAGTGCACCGCCCCAGCACATGGTCATCCCGTTGCATACGTCCGTGAAGGTCACCACGGGAGCAGGAAACCCGCAGCCGGCGGGCGCAAGTGGAGCACTGGTGTCCAACTTTATGCGCAAGCGAGACGCCGAGGGATCGCCCATCCGAGCAGCCAAGAACCTGGGACCCACTCTGCTCTCCATGGCAAGCAATACCAGCAGTGCCACCAGTTCGGGTTCCACCTACAGCCTGAAGCCCGTTTTTGTGGCAGTGCCCTCGTCGGTTAGCTCGGCCCTCACTGTGGAGGCTCTGGCCAAGAAGGAGAGGGAACGGGTGGCCCATGGAGCCACCAGTAATGCCCCCACGGTATCTTCTGTTGAGGCTGCCATCTCCACCTTGAGAAATCTTCGTGCCGAGTCCCCGGCATCATCGGATGGCTCGACTACAGTGTCGGCGAACTCATCGCCAGGCGTGGATCAGCAGTTGCAGGACAGGATTGGCGAGCCATCGGCATCAAGGGCTAGTGGTCGCGACAATGCCACGCACTTCAATCCCATAAATGAG ATGTACTCCTCGCATCAGGGACACTCGTCTATGGGACCTCGTGCTGGCGCTTTCGTAGATGTCCAGGCACCAacgccacagcagcagcaaccccAGCAGCCGACGCCCCACGTGGCAGGATCGGCCCAGTTGGCACAGCAGCCAGGAACGCGAATGAATGGCACCGGCAGCAGCTCCAGCTCGAGCTACGATTGTTCCGCCAGGAAGAAGCCACGTAGATCCAC TAATGACAGTCAGCACTCAACCCAGAGCCAGGCATCCCTATCCCTGCCACCACCGAGTGCCGAGCCCGCACCCGCTGCTGCAGCAGCCTACATGCAGAAGCACAACAATGGAGGCTTACTGGTGGCAGCACCCGCCCCGGTAGTGGCTCCCAACAGTGCCCCAGTCGAGGCCAACCATCGGAACAGCACCCCAGCAGTTGCGGGCAACAAGGAGAACGCCAATCCCGTGGACTTTGTCATAAAGCGTCCGCGCAATTGTGCTTTGCTCAAC ACCTATAAGCCCACCCACAAGCTGGCCACCAATCACTTCCATCGATACACCGATGTGAAGCCCAGGGAAGAGCGACGAGCCACAGTGATAGACTTGGCCAATCAACCGAATGTGCGGGAGAAGATCAATGGATGGAAGATATATCACTTAAGGACGCAAATGGAGGACTTG AACGAATCAGAGATGGTCAGCCTGGGGCAGCTGGAAACCATGCTGCAAGCTCTGGAAAAGGACAAGGATAAGCACAGCGATATAGAGCGCGTCAGTGAGCTGCTCAAG GGCAACATCCAGCGCAGTAAGATCATCACCGACGGCATCAACGAGGCCCAGAACCAGCTCATGAAAATCTTCGAGCACAAGCCCCACGTCTCCGACATCATCAGCCGCTGTGCCTCCAAGCGGAACTTCAAGAAGCGCGAAAAGATGTAG